The following coding sequences lie in one Arachis stenosperma cultivar V10309 chromosome 5, arast.V10309.gnm1.PFL2, whole genome shotgun sequence genomic window:
- the LOC130982251 gene encoding uncharacterized protein At1g26090, chloroplastic isoform X2 produces MGVASSPSFPVLVGQRLPTSPSTSPLLRPRVVVAAVSSDSSPASTSQATKLLTFLGKGGSGKTTAAIFAAQHYAMAGLNTCLVIHGQDTTADYLLNCKIGTEYVECGTNLSAVRLETTKMLLEPLKLLKQADAQLNMTQGILGGIVGEELGIMPAMDSILLLFALEKLVGLLSSTASKSQGDKFDVIVYDGISSEETLRFIGASSKARLYLKYLRVLAEKTELGRLAAPSILRLVDEAVRISSSRSYFNGRTSSEIWDTLDQMLERGSSAFSNRQRFGCFLVMDPNNPTSVNSARRYWGCTIQAGAQVSAALGFTSQPQHLEPLQRAKKGFSPLPSAFISSLSMNSPINWSRVLLDTSNKDARHLLTSEASQYGYAISPVEFDLKRKSVTLFMPGFDKSEIKLYQGRI; encoded by the exons ATGGGCGTGGCTTCATCTCCGTCGTTTCCGGTTCTTGTAGGACAACGACTCCCCACTTCGCCTTCAACTTCTCCTCTTCTTCGCCCACGTGTCGTCGTTGCGGCGGTTTCTTCGGATTCTTCTCCAGCTTCCACCTCACAAGCCACCAAATTGCTCACTTTCCTAGGCAAAGGTGGCTCTGGAAAAACAACCGCCGCTATTTTCGCCGCTCAG CATTATGCAATGGCTGGATTGAACACATGTTTAGTGATACATGGCCAAGACACCACTGCTGACTACCTCCTCAACTGTAAGATTGGAACTGAGTATGTCGAATGTGGAACAAATCTTTCGGCTGTTAGGTTGGAAACAACCAAA ATGCTTCTTGAACCTCTCAAACTTCTGAAGCAAGCAGATGCACAGCTTAATATGACACAAGGCATACTTGGAGGG ATTGTTGGAGAAGAGCTTGGCATTATGCCTGCGATGGATTCgattcttttattatttgcaCTTGAGAAGCTTGTAGGACTTTTGAGTAGTACAGCTTCAAAGAGTCAAGGCGATAAATTTGATGTGATAGTTTATGATGGTATCAGCAGCGAGGAAACACTGCGGTTCATAGGTGCAAGCAGTAAAGCAAG ATTGTACTTGAAATATCTCCGAGTATTGGCCGAGAAGACTGAGCTTGGGAGATTGGCTGCTCCTTCAATCCTGAGACTTGTGGATGAAGCTGTAAGAATAAGTAGCAGCAGATCTTACTTTAATGGTAGAACGAGCTCAGAAATATGGGACACTTTAGATCAAATGCTGGAG AGAGGATCTTCTGCCTTCTCAAACCGGCAGAGATTCGGTTGTTTCCTTGTAATGGATCCGAATAATCCAACCTCTGTTAATTCGGCAAGGCGATATTGGGGTTGTACAATCCAGGCTGGTGCTCAAGTATCTGCAGCTCTCGGCTTCACGTCTCAGCCGCAACATCTAGAACCCTTGCAAAGAGCAAAGAAAGGTTTCTCACCCCTGCCTTCTGCTTTCATTTCAAGTTTATCCATGAATAGCCCAATCAATTGGAGCAGAGTACTACTAGACACAAGCAACAAAGATGCTAGGCATCTTCTTACTTCCGAAGCAAGTCAATACGGTTATGCTATCTCACCGgttgaatttgatttgaaacGAAAATCAGTTACTCTCTTCATGCCTGGTTTCGACAAATCAGAGATCAAGCTATACCAA GGGAGGATCTGA
- the LOC130982251 gene encoding uncharacterized protein At1g26090, chloroplastic isoform X1 → MGVASSPSFPVLVGQRLPTSPSTSPLLRPRVVVAAVSSDSSPASTSQATKLLTFLGKGGSGKTTAAIFAAQHYAMAGLNTCLVIHGQDTTADYLLNCKIGTEYVECGTNLSAVRLETTKMLLEPLKLLKQADAQLNMTQGILGGIVGEELGIMPAMDSILLLFALEKLVGLLSSTASKSQGDKFDVIVYDGISSEETLRFIGASSKARLYLKYLRVLAEKTELGRLAAPSILRLVDEAVRISSSRSYFNGRTSSEIWDTLDQMLERGSSAFSNRQRFGCFLVMDPNNPTSVNSARRYWGCTIQAGAQVSAALGFTSQPQHLEPLQRAKKGFSPLPSAFISSLSMNSPINWSRVLLDTSNKDARHLLTSEASQYGYAISPVEFDLKRKSVTLFMPGFDKSEIKLYQYRGGSELLVEAGDQRRVIPLPPEIQGKVGGAKFAERSLFITML, encoded by the exons ATGGGCGTGGCTTCATCTCCGTCGTTTCCGGTTCTTGTAGGACAACGACTCCCCACTTCGCCTTCAACTTCTCCTCTTCTTCGCCCACGTGTCGTCGTTGCGGCGGTTTCTTCGGATTCTTCTCCAGCTTCCACCTCACAAGCCACCAAATTGCTCACTTTCCTAGGCAAAGGTGGCTCTGGAAAAACAACCGCCGCTATTTTCGCCGCTCAG CATTATGCAATGGCTGGATTGAACACATGTTTAGTGATACATGGCCAAGACACCACTGCTGACTACCTCCTCAACTGTAAGATTGGAACTGAGTATGTCGAATGTGGAACAAATCTTTCGGCTGTTAGGTTGGAAACAACCAAA ATGCTTCTTGAACCTCTCAAACTTCTGAAGCAAGCAGATGCACAGCTTAATATGACACAAGGCATACTTGGAGGG ATTGTTGGAGAAGAGCTTGGCATTATGCCTGCGATGGATTCgattcttttattatttgcaCTTGAGAAGCTTGTAGGACTTTTGAGTAGTACAGCTTCAAAGAGTCAAGGCGATAAATTTGATGTGATAGTTTATGATGGTATCAGCAGCGAGGAAACACTGCGGTTCATAGGTGCAAGCAGTAAAGCAAG ATTGTACTTGAAATATCTCCGAGTATTGGCCGAGAAGACTGAGCTTGGGAGATTGGCTGCTCCTTCAATCCTGAGACTTGTGGATGAAGCTGTAAGAATAAGTAGCAGCAGATCTTACTTTAATGGTAGAACGAGCTCAGAAATATGGGACACTTTAGATCAAATGCTGGAG AGAGGATCTTCTGCCTTCTCAAACCGGCAGAGATTCGGTTGTTTCCTTGTAATGGATCCGAATAATCCAACCTCTGTTAATTCGGCAAGGCGATATTGGGGTTGTACAATCCAGGCTGGTGCTCAAGTATCTGCAGCTCTCGGCTTCACGTCTCAGCCGCAACATCTAGAACCCTTGCAAAGAGCAAAGAAAGGTTTCTCACCCCTGCCTTCTGCTTTCATTTCAAGTTTATCCATGAATAGCCCAATCAATTGGAGCAGAGTACTACTAGACACAAGCAACAAAGATGCTAGGCATCTTCTTACTTCCGAAGCAAGTCAATACGGTTATGCTATCTCACCGgttgaatttgatttgaaacGAAAATCAGTTACTCTCTTCATGCCTGGTTTCGACAAATCAGAGATCAAGCTATACCAA TATAGGGGAGGATCTGAGCTGTTGGTAGAAGCAGGAGATCAAAGGCGTGTTATTCCGTTGCCCCCAGAAATTCAAGGAAAGGTTGGCGGAGCCAAATTCGCAGAGAGAAGTCTTTTTATTACAATGCTATGA
- the LOC130981455 gene encoding uncharacterized protein LOC130981455 translates to MASEESFVVLVHHRGSIKRKIRSGVKFTDKDPLCIIVRPTTRYEDLISSVLLKLGLEGVKRVKKFFYRIPITVLQETVKYDCFTIGSDEDLQVMFHCRRQFPKVRTPELLANVGEEVGEGEYLRTSLQCAAPDGVGDGFLDDPEDDDVEPDMIADDSGDDVGASEPAGAGGGSSSGTQQYPPYFSSLDLDAMRDAEGSAGLTEFQVGQQFPDKEEALLSVKTYSIRRGVQYKVVESDYRRYVGKCSEFGNGCTWLIRLSLQQRKGLWEVKRYNEPHTCLATSISSDHKSLDYHVISAFIMPMVKADASVSIKVLLNATAAHFGFRPTYRRVWLAKQKVVALIYGDWDESYNELPRWVLGVQLTMPGTVAVLRTSPVRVGGQLDDSRAYFHRLFWTFPPCIEAFRHCKSLVSINGTHLYGKHNGIKAALEAPDGGWLPPSAYRAFCIRHVAVNFALTFKGKDARRLLVNAAYAKTEVEFHHWFNILRSEDPAMCDWANRIEYSLWTQHCDEGHRFGHMTTNISECVNSILKGVRNLPVCSLVKATYGRLAELFIHKRREAEAQMETGQQFSQHLMKCIEANLKTARCFTVIVYDRDNSEFTVAETTPTGSFSLGSYRVSLASHTCDCGYFKALHFSCPHTLACCAYSRLTWEPYVHQVYRLSSVFSVYRMCFTPPIPEGFWPPYDGPTVIPDPNKRRAREGRPRSTRIRINMDEADPNRPKRCGLCRQPGHTRRSCPELGGAEHTRGHD, encoded by the exons atggctagtgaggagagtttCGTAGTGTTGGTTCACCACAGAGGATCCATTAAAAGGAAAATTCGTTCTGGTGTGAAGTTCACTGATAAGGATCCTCTCTGTATTATCGTCAGGCCTACGACGAGGTATGAGGACCTTATTAGCTCTGTACTGCTGAAACTTGGTCTAGAAGGTGTGAAACGAGTTAAGAAGTTTTTTTATCGAATTCCAATCACGGTGCTCCAGGAAACCGTAAAGTACGATTGTTTCACGATCGGGAGTGATGAGGACTTGCAGGTCATGTTTCATTGTCGCCGGCAGTTTCCAAAGGTGAGGACACCAGAACTGTTGGCAAA TgtaggcgaagaggtcggagaaGGAGAATATCTGCGGACCTCTTTACAGTGTGCTGCACCGGATGGGGTTGGAGATGGATTCTTGGATGATCCAGAGGACGATGATGTCGAGCCGGATATGATTGCTGATGACAGTGGCGATGATGTTGGAGCAAGTGAGCCTGCTGGGGCGGGCGGTGGTTCTAGCTCTGGCACGCAGCAGTACCCTCCATATTTTTCCTCTTTGGACCTGGATGCCATGAG AGATGCTGAAGGGTCTGCAGGTTTGACAGAGTTTCAGGTTGGTCAGCAATTTCCGGATAAAGAAGAGGCCCTGTTAAGTGTCAAGACTTACAGCATCCGTCGAGGGGTACAGTACAAGGTCGTGGAGTCTGACTATCGCCGGTATGTGGGCAAGTGTTCTGAGTTCGGCAATGGATGTACATGGTTGATTCGGCTCAGTCTCCAACAGCGCAAGGGACTTTGGGAGGTCAAACGTTACAACGAACCACATACTTGTCTCGCCACCTCCATTTCCAGCGACCACAAGAGTTTGGATTACCATGTGATATCGGCATTCATTATGCCAATGGTTAAGGCTGATGCATCCGTCAGCATCAAGGTGCTCCTAAATGCCACCGCCGCACACTTTGGGTTTAGGCCGACTTACAGGAGGGTCTGGTTGGCGAAGCAGAAGGTTGTTGCCCTCATCTATGGTGACTGGGATGAGTCGTACAACGAGCTCCCAAGGTGGGTGTTAGGAGTCCAGTTGACGATGCCTGGTACTGTTGCAGTCCTAAGGACGAGCCCTGTTCGTGTCGGTGGTCAGTTGGACGATTCTCGAGCTTATTTTCACAGACTATTCTGGACATTTCCACCGTGTATCGAGGCATTCCGTCATTGCAAGTCCCTAGTTAGTATTAACGGCACCCATCTGTATGGCAA GCATAACGGCATCAAGGCCGCGCTTGAGGCTCCTGACGGAGGCTGGTTGCCTCCGTCTGCATACCGGGCATTCTGCATTCGACATGTTGCAGTAAATTTCGCCCTCACCTTCAAGGGCAAAGACGCAAGGAGGCTACTTGTGAATGCGGCGTACGCTAAGACCGAGGTCGAGTTCCATCACTGGTTTAATATTCTTAGGTCCGAAGACCCGGCGATGTGTGACTGGGCGAACCGAATTGAGTATTCGTTGTGGACACAGCATTGTGATGAGGGGCATAGATTCGGACACATGACGACGAATATATCTGAGTGTGTGAACTCTATCCTCAAGGGTGTCAGAAACCTTCCTGTGTGCTCGCTAGTGAAGGCAACATACGGAAGGTTGGCcgaattatttattcacaaaaGGAGAGAGGCTGAGGCGCAGATGGAAACCGGACAACAATTTAGTCAGCACTTGATGAAGTGTATAGAGGCCAACTTGAAGACGGCTAGGTGCTTCACGGTTATTGTGTACGACAGGGATAACTCCGAGTTCACCGTCGCAGAGACAACTCCGACTGGTTCTTTCTCACTGGGTAGCTATAGAGTCTCACTTGCATCTCACACATGTGACTGCGGATACTTCAAAGCACTTCATTTTTCCTGTCCCCACACACTGGCATGCTGTGCCTACTCACGGCTTACTTGGGAGCCTTACGTCCACCAGGTGTATCGTCTTAGTTCGGTCTTCAGTGTGTATCGGATGTGTTTCACACCTCCCATTCCGGAGGGTTTCTGGCCACCATATGACGGGCCGACTGTCATCCCTGACCCCAATAAGAGGCGTGCGAGAGAGGGTCGTCCGAGGTCCACTCGGATACGGATCAATATGGACGAGGCAGATCCGAACCGCCCAAAGAGATGTGGGCTTTGTCGGCAGCCCGGCCACACACGTCGGAGTTGTCCAGAGCTCGGAGGAGCAGAGCACACACGGGGACATGATTAG